A portion of the Drosophila sechellia strain sech25 chromosome 2R, ASM438219v1, whole genome shotgun sequence genome contains these proteins:
- the LOC6615751 gene encoding amine sulfotransferase encodes MPQSSFFAKSVPFEQIDKLAISGGYSSIFASSKPSVPVVGNWEQRFCRLADTFQPVLDRVYDFEVREDDVWIVTLPKCGTTWMQELAWLVINECDFETAKSVDLTHRSPFLEFNGVVPNVPHDTIAAANALPSPRLIKSHLPAWMLPRQIWSKRPKIIYVYRNPKDAAISYFHHWRGMVGYQGTKSDFMHSFIDGYVNFTPCWPHILDFWQLRHEPNIFFTSYERMKGQLGQVICEVAQFLERSVSQEQMQQMQRHLSFESMRDNPACNHVKEFESMKAAAGREVEEFRFVRRGVVGSHKDELTADIIREFDLWSDNNLRDFKLNMDDFANYSKFASA; translated from the exons ATGCCCCAGTCGAGCTTCTTTGCCAAGAGCGTGCCCTTCGAGCAGATCGACAAGCTGGCCATCAGTGGCGGCTACTCCTCGATCTTCGCCAGCAGCAAGCCGTCGGTGCCGGTGGTCGGGAACTGGGAGCAGCGCTTCTGCCGCCTGGCGGACACCTTCCAGCCGGTCCTGGATCGGGTGTACGACTTCGAGGTGCGGGAGGACGACGTGTGGATTGTCACGCTGCCGAAGTGCGGCACCACCTGGATGCAGGAGCTGGCCTGGCTGGTGATCAACGAGTGTGATTTTGAGACGGCCAAGAGCGTGGATCTCACTCATCGATCGCCCTTCCTTGA ATTCAATGGCGTGGTTCCCAACGTGCCACACGACACCATCGCCGCAGCGAATGCCCTGCCGTCGCCGCGCCTGATCAAGTCCCATCTGCCCGCCTGGATGCTGCCGAGGCAGATCTGGAGCAAGAGGCCCAAGATCATCTATGTGTACCGCAACCCGAAGGACGCGGCCATCTCTTACTTCCACCACTGGCGCGGAATGGTGGGCTACCAGGGCACCAAGTCGGACTTCATGCACTCCTTCATCGACGGCTATGTGAACTTCACGCCCTGCTGGCCGCACATCCTGGACTTTTGGCAGCTGCGCCACGAGCCCAACATCTTCTTCACCAGCTACGAGCGGATGAAGGGCCAGCTGGGCCAGGTTATCTGTGAGGTGGCCCAGTTCCTGGAGCGCAGTGTCAGCCAGGAGCAGATGCAGCAGATGCAGCGACACCTCTCCTTCGAGAGCATGCGCGACAATCCCGCCTGCAACCACGTCAAGGAGTTCGAGAGCATGAAGGCGGCTGCCGGCAGGGAGGTGGAGGAGTTCAG GTTCGTTCGCCGCGGAGTCGTGGGCAGCCACAAGGATGAGCTCACCGCCGACATCATCCGGGAATTCGATCTTTGGTCGGACAACAATCTGCGGGATTTCAAATTGAACATGGATGACTTTGCCAACTACAGCAAATTTGCGTCCGCGTAA
- the LOC6615752 gene encoding LOW QUALITY PROTEIN: uncharacterized protein LOC6615752 (The sequence of the model RefSeq protein was modified relative to this genomic sequence to represent the inferred CDS: inserted 1 base in 1 codon; deleted 1 base in 1 codon) — translation MERVQVRPRSFPTNLIDKDWGNRKLLYRKDSENFLRLVHDMKLRDEDVWIVTLPKCGTTWMQELLWLLLNNCDFEGALAKDQELRTPFLEFGYSVFQDLNRSFGPIEELKSPRLIKSHLPLALLPSKLWEGNNKVIYVSRSPLDSYVSRYYHGVSFGSNYGKSLHQYFDEWLASDDFPTEFIEHAHEFYQLRNEPWVFYTSFEMMKKDLRGVITDVSRFLNKPINDQQMEKLLKHLSFSEMKKNPTTNHLWELAQVHHENAGKEVYPFVRRGDVNGYKDELKPEQIEKANVRIQEVLAKNGVTMDELLLLKDPPCIGLCTQQSXNSEAITLRNGPKAHQHQCSSECTRWLVCVRVKVVKAESRGRTGSILMLMQGSRDAEMTTPPPQRDAKNGKQATFIAGRAAREVFTVLRERRISQDDNRGSYMMCAPHSLPVTSRLLLLVVTLLFCPVQAHLSKRSYSDQSVHGYMTERTCWWNEVCKEEFQSLFRCKCPQFSYCRSPGRYYNAYCSMTDTGYIWTQPNWDWGA, via the exons ATGGAACGGGTTCAGGTCAGGCCGCGGAGCTTTCCCACGAACCTCATCGATAAGGACTGGGGCAATCGAAAGCTACTGTATAGAAAAGATTCGGAGAACTTTCTTCGCTTGGTGCACGATATGAAGCTCAGAGATGAAGATGTCTGGATAGTAACACTACCGAAATGCGGAACCACTTGGATGCAGGAACTGCTCTGGTTGCTGCTCAACAACTGCGATTTCGAGGGGGCGTTGGCCAAGGACCAGGAGCTGCGAACTCCCTTTCTCGA GTTCGGTTACTCCGTTTTTCAGGACCTGAACCGCTCGTTCGGGCCTATCGAGGAACTGAAGTCCCCGCGACTGATAAAGTCCCACCTTCCGCTTGCCCTCCTCCCCTCAAAGCTTTGGGAGGGAAACAACAAAGTGATCTATGTGTCCCGTAGCCCCCTGGACTCCTATGTCTCTCGATATTATCACGGAGTATCTTTTGGTTCCAATTACGGGAAATCATTGCACCAGTACTTCGATGAGTGGTTGGCCTCTGATGATTTCCCCACGGAGTTCATTGAACACGCCCATGAGTTCTACCAACTGAGGAACGAGCCTTGGGTCTTTTATACCAGCTTTGAAATGATGAAGAAAGATCTGCGAGGAGTGATCACCGATGTCTCCAGATTTCTGAATAAACCCATCAACGATCAGCAAATGGAGAAACTGCTAAAGCATTTGTCCTTCTCAGAAATGAAGA AAAATCCCACCACGAATCATCTGTGGGAGTTGGCCCAAGTGCATCACGAAAATGCTGGTAAAGAAGTTTACCC ATTTGTGAGACGTGGTGATGTCAATGGCTACAAGGACGAATTGAAACCCGAACAAATTGAGAAGGCCAATGTCCGCATACAAGAGGTTCTTGCGAAGAACGGAGTGACTATGGACGAACTACTGCTCTTGAAAGATCC GCCCTGTATTGGATTGTGTACCCAGCAGA CAAACAGTGAGGCAATCACCCTTCGAAATGGGCCAAAAGCACACCAACACCAGTGCAGCAGTGAATGCACTCgttggctg gtgtgtgtgcgtgtgaaaGTAGTGAAAGCTGAAAGCCGAGGGCGAACGGGGTCAATACTTATGCTTATGCAAGGCAGCCGAGATGCCGAGATGACGACGCCACCGCCCCAAAGGGATGCCAAAAACGGAAAACAGGCGACATTCATCGCAGGACGTGCGGCACGTGAAGTGTTCACTGTACTTCGGGAGCGGAGGATAAGTCAAGACGACAACAGAGGAAGCTATATGATG TGCGCCCCCCACTCGCTGCCCGTGACGTCACGACTGTTGCTTCTGGTGGTGACGCTGCTCTTCTGCCCCGTGCAGGCGCATCTCTCGAAGCGAAGCTACTCGGATCAGAGTGTCCACGGCTACATGACCGAG CGCACCTGCTGGTGGAACGAGGTGTGCAAGGAGGAGTTCCAGAGCCTCTTCCGCTGCAAGTGCCCCCAATTCTCCTACTGCCG CTCGCCGGGACGCTACTACAATGCCTACTGCTCGATGACGGACACCGGTTATATTTGGACCCAGCCGAACTGGGATTGGGGGGCGTAG
- the LOC6615753 gene encoding protein lethal(2)essential for life: MSVVPLMFRDWWDELDFPMRTSRLLDQHFGQGLKRDDLMSSVWNSRPTVLRSGYLRPWHTNSLQKQESGSTLNIDSEKFEVILDVQQFSPSEITVKVADKFVIVEGKHEEKQDEHGYVSRQFSRRYQLPSDVNPDTVTSSLSSDGLLTIKAPMKALPPPQTERLVQITQTGPSSKEDNAKKVETSTA, encoded by the exons ATGTCCGTAGTGCCACTGATGTTCCGTGACTGGTGGGATGAGCTCGACTTTCCAATGCGCACCTCGCGCCTCTTGGACCAGCACTTCGGTCAGGGACTGAAGAGGGATGACCTCATGTCCTCCGTGTGGAACTCCCGCCCCACAGTGCTGCGATCGGGATATCTGCGCCCCTGGCACACGAACAGCCTGCAGAAGCAGGAGTCCGGATCCACCCTCAACATCGACAGCGAGAAGTTCGAGGTCATCCTGGACGTGCAGCAGTTCTCGCCATCCGAGATCACCGTCAAGGTGGCCGACAAGTTCGTCATCGTGGAGGGAAAGCACGAGGAGAAGCAGGACGAGCACGGATATGTCTCCCGCCAGTTCTCCAGACGCTACCAACTGCCAA GTGATGTCAATCCCGACACGGTCACATCCTCCCTCTCCTCCGATGGCCTGCTGACCATCAAGGCGCCCATGAAGGCGCTGCCTCCTCCGCAGACTGAACGCCTTGTGCAGATCACACAGACTGGTCCCTCTTCCAAggaggacaacgccaagaaggTGGAGACCTCCACCGCCTAG
- the LOC6615755 gene encoding peptidyl-alpha-hydroxyglycine alpha-amidating lyase 2, giving the protein MSRLLFVALLAISLGCVAPSSSNHLPAGLAVDLGPGVNLNERFFDQVRALIKRRLQETGLAKPEQPELAMPLADDDAVALQNQRSYDNVPLPAASVPTPVLVENWPTEQHSFGQVTAVAVDPQGSPVVFHRAERYWDVNTFNESNIYYLIEYGPIKENTIYVLDAKTGAIKSGWGSNMFYMPHGLTIDLHGNYWITDVAMHQAFKFKPFSNKPLLTIGKRFRPGSSVKHLCKPTSIAVATTGEFFIADGYCNSRILKFNAAGKLLRTIPQPPEFLSLQVPHAITLLEHLDLLCIADRENMRVVCPKAGLISSHGEGEPAATIQEPDLGRVFGVASFGDIVFAVNGPTSMLPVRGFTIDPRSETIIGHWGEFKNPHSMAVSVNGSALYVTEIGTNHQTNRVWKYVLA; this is encoded by the exons ATGTCGCGTCTCCTGTTCGTGGCGCTGCTGGCCATAAGCTTGGGATGTGTggcgcccagcagcagcaaccaccTGCCAGCGGGCTTGGCCGTGGACCTGGGACCAGGTGTCAACCTCAACGAGCGCTTCTTCGACCAGGTGCGGGCGCTCATCAAGCGGAGGCTTCAGGAGACGGGGCTCGCGAAGCCGGAGCAGCCAGAGCTGGCAATGCCACTGGCCGACGATGATGCAGTGGCCCTGCAGAACCAACGCAGCTACGACAACGTGCCCCTTCCGGCGGCCAGCGTGCCGACTCCCGTGCTCGTGGAGAACTGGCCCACCGAGCAGCACAGCTTTGGCCAGGTCACCGCCGTGGCCGTGGATCCGCAGGGCAGTCCGGTGGTTTTCCACCGCGCCGAGCGCTACTGGGATGTAAA CACATTCAACGAGAGCAATATATACTACCTTATTGAGTACGGGCCCATCAAGGAGAACACCATCTATGTGCTGGACGCGAAGACAGGTGCCATCAAGTCGGGTTGGGGATCGAACATGTTCTACATGCCGCATGGCCTGACCATCGACTTGCACGGGAATTACTGGATCACGGATGTGGCCATGCACCAGGCTTTCAAG TTCAAACCCTTTAGCAACAAGCCTCTGCTGACCATTGGCAAGCGCTTCAGGCCAGGATCATCCGTCAAGCACCTGTGCAAGCCCACATCCATTGCAGTGGCGACCACCGGAGAG TTCTTCATCGCCGATGGCTACTGCAACAGTCGCATACTCAAGTTCAATGCCGCTGGCAAGCTTCTCCGCACGATTCCCCAGCCACCCG AATTCCTCTCTTTGCAGGTGCCACACGCCATCACCTTGCTGGAACACCTGGATCTGCTGTGCATCGCCGACAGGGAGAACATGAGGGTGGTCTGTCCCAA AGCTGGCTTGATATCCTCCCACGGCGAGGGTGAACCGGCGGCCACCATCCAGGAACCGGACTTGGGTCGCGTCTTCGGAGTGGCCAGCTTCGGGGACATAGTGTTCGCCGTAAATGGACCCACCTCCATGCTGCCGGTGCGGGGATTCACCATCGATCCGCGCTCGGAGACGATCATCGGGCACTGGGGCGAGTTCAAGAACCCGCACTCCATGGCGGTCAGTGTCAACGGATCGGCGCTGTATGTGACCGAGATCGGAACCAATCACCAGACGAATCGAGTGTGGAAGTATGTGCTGGCCTGA
- the LOC6615756 gene encoding uncharacterized protein LOC6615756: MATTFVGSKFSKHVLVDEEEGEEEEEDSAESGSTSSFSLQECIDEFRARRIRRVSTQSRDCETNNNHVNMSRPLPRLRRTTDADLINQNRCNKEQERKGKPCQNGFCYCFTSDSGDCGSTAPSRDQHVRLPRRSRRSESAKPAKQNNLGSQRQQAEKLRRSEPSSINSGFKTPLTAVSRLRAVAGEDEPLIHIIQELHDNCVVSEVRVNRHKLSDSGSSCRHRSTKTEPTKMLSYEPIAYKPSAPVLSNISEQESAVEEVQEKEELATEPPSRRSSRSRRSSGAGGRLLQKRLSQGQVSFKARDSQLPPPKPPRRSSQSLDGKLSQSSLTSTNPSVREAERVLDEFLRKRGVQVPTSNLEPSRKKDSKRRSFPMAEVEKPRHPRSQKQLPTCPSLSDIERVVESKRGSNYARNIRQESSRKGPHTKEVIIGWTEPKITDMLNYEGKTASDFRTPAEPQVAIGWQLPKAQPQPVVPKVSLDTVDGSVFENLASNMVHKETPIKYSSRVSTAGGQASQKFIWGEQWRNLSPWKGNKPKNLGKKSKNFLNNSKKKILRFVSPKKSNQEDHTQLDQQRFTPQQCTIGVQTSTSQLDLQSQSPPGSYHSPMQTTPSATTTSTRQQLDTEQPYFDFERKVKAPTPPKKLPRANRARKLDFQAAAAPTTYRSYHKDLDQDVTITKMGYLLSSIRAKLEASDEQAVRTFQNCSRRFDRHEPQISHLQTESYDCTDGPSSGATTSLATTRQQRDLDSEPIYSEIEEDCLLIRGSPHHEVRTAAQIIDHTRTPTESSTAYVSESVPAPSPSRDDISAMYARVQKTPKNSPQMKPLVKPQISFQAIQPQKSTHSASPPITTPIALDQEVQPKSCTQSNPPQLSTQMVSPQATAPQQPVALGHFLHESLKNGNFFQFMPLPEEPSGTESSCSASQTTESSVVRQPKLKLPPPHTHQSLNNISEQHSPPKQNRNLSRSELSLQRSEIFLDNLCRSELVLDRLEKVPNNTSNVDSVSYDMPEQLYADYSLVGAGSAGSSFVTNDYGSGQIEPEPANQSTPKKKQSQRFTTKPASNLTIEIHDGQATSLRHLGNNLSISCPTTPQQAEASQAVDPSVLHNSSSLGELMQTVPNPSDSQLMSVSALARYRLLKNALRRSYRKGKDFFLAEKQRLAQSLNLSRDQSNQTDGELDSSTYYASFNVDSLLNDSLNPNEQLAQAVSICRQMPELEISAEMVEAERLLLFSTLRKSTPLGGQLNEEALAARRKSQCLLIDTMELPVRADVSRDMFFNYHYICTFECGGRIRSTQSVECQNGSAFFRDCGLEFYSGENADSLELRCQIFMLRLRKVSTLALEPAKSLRRGSGNLGSANSSGSAGSGGEQIMSRFRLHASFHLRAVDLSPFQLVTNESRSSDKICLRSSRSWQVPLSTHTKSTNLGPAISITGRVDLRLHKTRFSGYLNVQDPKSQHNWNRRWCSLDGVRLSVWQHEDNLESDTPIFSLELPGLGQSQIAAAPRELCARARSFLLQGRESDYESGVFFAADTQAELSEWLTHLNEAIAFARHWLCS; encoded by the exons ATGGCCACC ACTTTTGTGGGCTCAAAGTTCTCCAAACATGTTCTAGTTGACGAAGAAGAgggggaggaggaggaggaggattcCGCCGAGTCTGGTTCCACATCGTCGTTCAGTTTGCAGGAGTGCATCGACGAGTTCAGGGCACGTCGCATTCGCCGTGTGTCCACTCAAAGTCGCGACTGCGAGACCAACAATAACCACGTCAACATGTCCCGACCCCTTCCCCGACTCCGCAGAACCACGGATGCGGACCTAATCAACCAGAATCGCTGCAACAAGGAGCAGGAGCGCAAGGGGAAGCCTTGCCAGAACGGCTTCTGCTACTGCTTCACCAGCGACAGCGGAGACTGCGGCTCCACGGCGCCGTCACGTGACCAGCACGTGCGACTACCAAGGCGCAGCAGGCGATCTGAGAGCGCCAAG CCCGCCAAGCAGAACAATCTCGGCAGCCAGCGGCAGCAGGCGGAGAAACTTCGTCGAAGCGAGCCGAGCAGCATAAATTCTGGCTTCAAAACTCCCTTAACTGCTGTCAGTCGCTTGAGAGCCGTGGCCGGCGAGGATGAACCGCTTATACACATCATCCAGGAACTGCACGACAACTGTGTGGTGTCCGAAGTGCGCGTGAACCGCCACAAGCTGTCAGATTCTGGCTCCAGTTGCCGGCACAGGAGCACAAAGACAGAGCCTACTAAAATGCTGTCCTACGAGCCCATAGCCTATAAGCCCTCAGCTCCTGTTTTGTCTAACATCAGCGAACAGGAATCCGCTGTGGAGGAGGTGCAGGAGAAAGAAGAGCTGGCCACCGAGCCCCCAAGTCGTAGGAGTTCCCGCTCTCGACGCAGTTCCGGAGCAGGTGGACGCCTGCTGCAGAAACGCCTCTCGCAGGGTCAAGTCAGCTTCAAGGCACGCGACTCGCAGCTGCCGCCTCCGAAGCCGCCGCGTCGCAGTTCCCAAAGTCTGGATGGGAAACTATCGCAATCCTCGCTCACCTCCACGAATCCTTCGGTGCGGGAGGCCGAGCGAGTGCTGGACGAGTTTCTCCGCAAGCGTGGCGTTCAGGTGCCTACGAGCAACTTGGAGCCTTCGCGCAAAAAGGACAGCAAGCGCAGATCGTTTCCCATGG CTGAGGTAGAGAAGCCCAGGCATCCCAGGAGCCAAAAGCAACTGCCCACTTGCCCCTCACTCAGTGACATTGAGCGCGTGGTGGAGTCCAAGCGTGGTTCAAATTACGCCCGCAATATTCGGCAGGAGAGCAGTCGCAAAGGGCCGCACACCAAGGAGGTTATTATTGGCTGGACAGAGCCCAAGATCACCGATATGCTCAACTACGAGGGCAAGACAGCCAGCGACTTTAGGACGCCGGCGGAACCCCAAGTGGCCATTGGATGGCAACTGCCTAAAGCGCAGCCGCAGCCCGTAGTGCCAAAGGTTTCCTTGGACACTGTTGACGGAAGTGTTTTCGAGAACCTGGCATCCAATATGGTGCACAAGGAGACGCCCATCAAGTATTCCAGTAGAGTTAGCACGGCAGGAGGTCAGGCCAGCCAGAAGTTCATCTGGGGCGAGCAGTGGCGGAATCTATCTCCTTGGAAGGGTAACAAACCGAAGAACCTTGGAAAGAAGTCCAAGAACTTCCTGAACAACTCCAAAAAAAAGATCCTGCGCTTCGTCTCGCCGAAGAAGTCCAATCAGGAGGATCACACGCAATTGGATCAGCAGAGATTCACTCCCCAACAGTGCACTATTGGCGTACAGACCTCTACCTCGCAACTGGACCTGCAGTCACAGTCTCCGCCGGGAAGCTACCACTCCCCCATGCAGACCACGCCCTCGGCTACTACCACATCCACCCGCCAACAGCTGGACACGGAGCAGCCGTACTTCGATTTCGAACGCAAGGTGAAGGCGCCGACTCCTCCGAAGAAGCTGCCCCGTGCCAACAGAGCCCGCAAGCTTGATTttcaagcagcagcagcacccacCACCTATCGCTCGTATCACAAGGATCTCGACCAGGACGTCACCATCACCAAAATGGGCTATCTGCTCAGCAGCATCAGGGCCAAGCTGGAGGCCAGCGATGAGCAGGCAGTGAGAACCTTTCAG AACTGCTCCCGCCGCTTTGACCGCCATGAGCCTCAGATCAGTCATCTTCAAACCGAGAGCTACGACTGCACAGACGGACCCAGCAGTGGGGCAACCACATCGTTGGCCACCACACGGCAACAGCGCGATCTCGACAGCGAGCCCATTTACTCGGAGATTGAGGAAGACTGCCTGCTAATTAGAGGGAGTCCGCACCACGAGGTTAGGACCGCTGCACAGATCATAGACCACACGCGGACTCCTACGGAAAGCTCCACCGCGTATGTGAGTGAGTCTGTGCCTGCTCCGTCGCCCTCGCGCGATGACATCAGTGCAATGTACGCCAGGGTGCAAAAGACGCCGAAGAACTCACCGCAAATGAAGCCACTGGTTAAGCCTCAGATCAGTTTCCAAGCCATTCAGCCACAGAAGAGTACTCATTCCGCTTCGCCGCCTATAACAACACCTATTGCTCTTGATCAGGAGGTACAACCTAAAAGCTGCACCCAGTCGAATCCACCGCAGCTAAGCACCCAGATGGTTTCACCACAAGCAACTGCTCCTCAGCAGCCTGTAGCTTTGGGTCACTTCCTCCACGAATCTCTGAAGAACGGCAACTTCTTTCAGTTCATGCCTCTGCCCGAGGAGCCGAGTGGAACGGAATCCTCCTGCTCAGCCAGTCAGACCACTGAATCCTCTGTGGTTCGCCAGCCGAAGTTAAAGTTGCCTCCGCCACATACCCACCAATCCTTAAACAATATCAGTGAGCAACACTCGCCGCCCAAGCAGAACCGGAATCTTTCTCGTTCAGAACTCTCTCTGCAGCGCAGCGAGATCTTCTTGGACAATCTGTGCCGCAGTGAACTGGTGTTGGATCGCCTGGAAAAGGTGCCCAAT AACACTTCCAATGTGGATTCCGTTTCGTATGACATGCCCGAGCAGCTCTACGCAGATTATAGTTTGGTTGGAGCGGGCAGCGCCGGCAGCTCCTTCGTGACCAACGATTACGGCTCCGGGCAAATCGAACCTGAACCGGCCAACCAGAGTACGCCGAAAAAGAAGCAGAGCCAGCGCTTTACAACCAAG CCCGCTTCCAATTTGACCATAGAAATTCATGATGGCCAAGCCACGTCGCTGCGCCATTTGGGTAACAATCTGAGCATCAGTTGCCCCACAACTCCCCAGCAGGCGGAGGCCTCTCAGGCAGTGGATCCCTCTGTCctgcacaacagcagcagtttGGGTGAGCTGATGCAGACGGTGCCCAATCCCAGTGACAGCCAGCTGATGTCAGTCAGCGCCCTCGCTCGCTACCGCCTGCTGAAGAATGCCCTTCGTCGTTCGTACCGCAAGGGAAAGGACTTCTTCCTGGCGGAGAAGCAGCGCCTGGCTCAGAGCCTCAATCTCTCGAGGGATCAATCGAATCAGACGGATGGGGAGCTGGATAGCAGCACTTACTACGCCAGCTTCAACGTGGATTCCTTGCTAAACGATTCCCTGAACCCAAACGAGCAGCTGGCCCAAGCTGTGAGCATATGTCGGCAGATGCCGGAATTGGAGATCTCTGCGGAGATGGTGGAGGCGGAGCGACTGTTGCTCTTCTCTACCTTGCGAAAATCGACTCCACTAGGTGGCCAATTGAATGAAGAAGCATTGGCCGCACGTAGAAAATCCCAGTGCCTGCTGATCGACACCATGGAACTGCCGGTGAGGGCGGACGTCAGCCGGGATATGTTCTTCAACTACCACTACATCTGCACCTTTGAGTGCGGAGGACGCATACGATCCACTCAGTCGGTAGAGTGCCAAAATGGCTCCGCCTTCTTTCGAGACTGTGGCTTGGAGTTCTACAGTGGAGAAAATGCGGACTCCTTGGAGCTGCGTTGTCAGATCTTCATGCTCCGCCTGCGCAAAGTTTCCACTCTGGCCTTGGAGCCTGCCAAGTCTCTG CGCCGCGGCAGCGGAAACTTAGGCTCCGCCAACTCGAGCGGTTCTGCGGGTTCTGGTGGTGAGCAAATCATGTCGCGCTTTCGCTTACATGCCTCTTTCCATCTACGAGCTGTGGATCTGTCACCATTTCAACTGGTGACCAATGAGTCGAGATCAAGCGACAAAATCTGCCTGCGCAGTTCACGCTCCTGGCAAGTTCCCCTGAGCACGCACACGAAATCCACGAATCTGGGACCTGCCATATCTATTACTGGCAGAGTGGACTTACGGCTGCACAAGACCCGCTTCTCTGGCTACCTAAATGTTCAGGATCCGAAGAGCCAGCACAACTGGAACCGCAGATGGTGCAGTCTGGATGGCGTGCGGTTATCCGTTTGGCAACACGAGGATAATCTGGAAAGTGATACCCCGATATTTTCGCTGGAGTTGCCTGGACTCGGACAATCCCAGATAGCTGCAGCCCCCCGCGAGCTGTGTGCTCGGGCGAGAAGTTTTCTGCTGCAAGGAAGGGAATCAGATTACGAATCGGGAGTCTTCTTTGCTGCCGATACGCAAGCGGAGCTCTCGGAATGGCTCACCCATCTAAATGAGGCTATAGCTTTCGCCAGGCACTGGCTGTGCTCCTGA
- the LOC116800508 gene encoding protein angel, translated as MYKSLLHNVTLKATSRIISRSVSSQAKGTSGKHKQKAKEMESSHDRNRRWTPLGDQTEGGDPHKGSSFKVVSYNILAQDLLLEHLFLYVGIPHEFLSWQRRQQNLLRELLKLDPDILCLQEMQFDHLPVLVQRLRIGNGKKLAYVYKKKTGCRTDGCAIVYDSSKFKLLDHQAVELRDQAVALLNRDNVALFAKFRFRKQQEQQKKFVVATTHLLFNPKRSDVRCAQVKRILEQLHSFSTDTPIVLTGDFNSLPDSSPIEFLVGKNGDVDSTDCPKPPHFEIIDSGKGTASTYQNEWVIVDYILRSLGSRSRHKLLPLSVYLLPTINRCIGTGQIPNYCLGSDHYALGAVFTVV; from the coding sequence ATGTACAAGTCCCTGCTGCATAACGTTACACTCAAGGCGACATCAAGGATCATCAGCCGCAGCGTTAGCAGCCAGGCAAAAGGAACCAGCGGAAAgcacaaacaaaaagcaaaggAAATGGAGTCGAGCCACGATCGGAATAGGCGCTGGACGCCATTGGGGGATCAGACTGAGGGTGGAGATCCGCACAAGGGCTCCTCCTTCAAGGTTGTCTCGTATAATATCTTGGCCCAGGATCTGCTACTGGAGCACCTTTTCCTGTACGTGGGAATCCCGCATGAGTTCCTCAGCTGGCAACGCCGCCAGCAGAACCTTCTCAGGGAACTGCTCAAACTGGATCCGGACATACTATGCCTGCAGGAGATGCAATTCGACCACCTCCCAGTGCTCGTCCAAAGACTGCGTATAGGCAATGGCAAGAAGTTGGCTTATGTGTACAAAAAGAAGACCGGCTGTCGAACGGACGGATGCGCCATTGTCTACGACTCTTCAAAGTTCAAGTTGCTAGACCACCAAGCCGTGGAGCTGCGCGACCAGGCGGTGGCCCTGCTCAATCGCGACAATGTGGCCTTGTTTGCCAAGTTCCGATTCagaaagcagcaggagcagcagaagaagTTCGTGGTCGCCACCACGCACTTGCTCTTCAACCCGAAACGGAGCGATGTCCGTTGCGCCCAGGTGAAAAGGATTCTGGAGCAGCTGCACTCGTTCTCCACCGACACGCCCATCGTCTTGACTGGTGACTTCAACAGTCTGCCCGACTCCTCCCCTATTGAATTCCTCGTTGGCAAGAATGGGGATGTGGATTCCACAGATTGCCCAAAACCCCCGCATTTCGAGATCATCGATTCGGGCAAAGGAACTGCCTCAACATACCAAAACGAATGGGTCATCGTGGACTACATCCTGCGCTCGCTAGGATCGCGGAGCAGACACAAGCTCTTGCCCCTCAGCGTCTACTTACTGCCCACAATCAACCGGTGCATCGGGACGGGACAGATCCCCAATTACTGTCTCGGGTCGGATCACTACGCCTTGGGTGCAGTATTTACCGTTGTCTAG
- the LOC6615757 gene encoding 39S ribosomal protein L43, mitochondrial — protein MSNSHLFLKSGFPRAPLQNGLGRYVCQLQRITLKFCKNNGSSRGMRDFIENHLLDFAKENPGIVVYVKPRRHRTPVLVGEYLNGEREWMSCRNSTQEEISKWIDLLKTQNGSSSSLRLRKMWHTEVPSIQGPWTPFLLRSPDAQGQAYPSVEASKPLETPQTATEKLIELFRQQQLEASEEAHDVLNKKRAE, from the exons ATGTCGAACAGCCACTTGTTCTTGAAGTCCGGCTTCCCCCGTGCGCCCCTGCAAAATGGTCTGGGACGCTATGTTTGCCAGCTCCAGCGAATCACCCTGAAGTTCTGCAAGAATAATGGATCCAGCAGAGGCATGCG CGACTTCATTGAGAACCACTTGCTGGACTTCGCCAAAGAGAATCCCGGGATTGTGGTCTATGTGAAGCCCAGGCGCCATCGCACGCCAGTTTTGGTGGGAGAGTATT TGAACGGCGAGCGCGAGTGGATGAGCTGCAGGAACAGCACCCAAGAGGAGATCTCCAAGTGGATTGACCTGCTTAAGACCCAAAACGGCAGCTCTAGCTCCCTGCGACTCCGGAAAATGTGGCACACGGAAGTGCCCTCCATCCAAGGCCCATGGACGCCATTCCTGCTGCGTTCGCCGGATGCCCAAGGCCAGGCCTACCCCAGTGTCGAGGCGTCCAAGCCGCTAGAGACGCCGCAAACCGCCACCGAGAAGCTCATCGAGTTGTtccggcagcagcaactggaAGCTAGCGAGGAAGCACACGACGTGCTTAACAAAAAGCGGGCCGAGTGA